In the genome of Listeria cossartiae subsp. cossartiae, one region contains:
- a CDS encoding Cof-type HAD-IIB family hydrolase, which translates to MMKKIVFVDVDGTLVSDDGLVPESAKTAIIQARNNGHQVYLCTGRSKPELYDTILSIGFDGIIGAGGGYIEVDDEIIYHKKVANEDVVHMVDFFMEKELDFYLESNGGLFASPNLEARLDKLVYGDVENDPIAREKKINNPHPFVQGLTYGETNLYRTDVNKACFLENKAVPFEEIKNEFSGKFEVMHCTVPIFGDDSGELMVPDIHKATAIEFLLQHIGGDKKATIGIGDGMNDAEMLVYCETGIAMGNAKEELKQLADDVTKSVDEDGLFASFQKHGLI; encoded by the coding sequence ATTATGAAAAAAATAGTATTTGTAGATGTAGACGGAACGCTTGTAAGTGATGATGGACTTGTTCCAGAATCAGCCAAAACAGCGATTATCCAAGCCCGCAACAACGGACATCAAGTATATTTATGCACAGGACGTTCAAAACCAGAACTATATGATACGATTTTATCGATTGGATTTGATGGTATTATTGGCGCTGGTGGCGGCTACATCGAAGTAGATGACGAAATCATTTACCATAAAAAAGTAGCAAATGAAGATGTGGTTCATATGGTAGATTTCTTTATGGAAAAAGAATTAGACTTTTATTTAGAATCAAACGGGGGCTTATTTGCGAGTCCGAATCTGGAAGCCCGTTTAGATAAATTAGTGTATGGTGATGTGGAAAATGACCCAATCGCACGCGAGAAAAAAATAAACAACCCACATCCGTTTGTCCAAGGTTTAACTTACGGCGAAACAAACCTGTATCGTACAGATGTGAATAAAGCTTGTTTCTTAGAAAATAAAGCTGTACCATTTGAAGAAATTAAAAATGAATTTAGCGGTAAATTTGAAGTAATGCATTGTACTGTGCCTATTTTTGGGGATGACAGTGGAGAATTAATGGTTCCAGATATTCATAAAGCGACGGCGATTGAATTCTTGCTCCAACATATTGGCGGCGATAAAAAAGCGACAATTGGTATTGGTGACGGCATGAATGACGCTGAAATGCTTGTATACTGCGAAACTGGTATTGCGATGGGGAACGCCAAAGAAGAATTAAAACAACTGGCGGATGATGTAACTAAATCAGTTGATGAAGATGGCCTATTTGCTAGTTTCCAAAAACACGGCTTGATTTAG
- a CDS encoding HdeD family acid-resistance protein has product MRKLYTYFVLILGVAMIGLGIYLMFNPSTSLQALTIFIGIILVLNGINEVISYFGERKYWSISKWIMLDGILSILVGGFAIFESNMAERIFIIIFAIWILASAILRILTAFAVKGFPGWTLLLIMGIIGLIIAVISLFTNTLVAIAIGIILGLFFVFQGITCLSLWWVIRKGESGK; this is encoded by the coding sequence ATGAGAAAGCTATACACATATTTCGTTTTAATTCTCGGTGTGGCGATGATTGGTCTTGGTATTTATTTGATGTTTAACCCAAGCACATCACTGCAAGCACTAACTATTTTTATTGGGATTATTTTAGTTTTAAATGGGATTAATGAAGTGATTTCTTATTTTGGCGAACGAAAATATTGGAGCATTTCCAAATGGATTATGCTAGATGGAATTCTATCTATCCTAGTTGGTGGATTTGCAATTTTTGAGTCAAATATGGCGGAACGTATTTTCATTATCATTTTTGCGATTTGGATTTTAGCATCCGCAATTTTACGAATCTTAACGGCTTTTGCTGTCAAAGGTTTTCCGGGGTGGACATTGTTACTTATTATGGGGATTATCGGACTAATTATTGCGGTCATTTCCTTGTTCACGAATACATTAGTTGCAATTGCGATTGGCATTATTCTTGGATTATTTTTCGTCTTCCAAGGAATTACCTGTCTATCACTTTGGTGGGTTATTCGAAAAGGTGAGTCTGGGAAATAA
- a CDS encoding family 4 glycosyl hydrolase: MKKQIITIAGGGSTYTPGIIQAVLNGQERLPVAEIRLYDIDATRNDNMYLIIQYMLDQQGFSSIKLVQTLSPKDAFTGADFIFSQIRVGGLKMREKDEKIPLKHGLVGQETCGLGGFSYGLRSIGPLLELVGYIQKYAPEAWILNYTNPETIISEAVRRQFPGIQMINVCDMTIGIEDTLAKNYGYDRDNWIATYYGLNHFGWYTKIYDKSLKRDIMPELLEKLKVQEIKEEDPSWNRAFNMIRFMVQNFPDNLPNNYLEYYLYPDMYVDYADPNYTRANTVMDGREQKTHEMAEKIRNKAKGDVLDFYFGVHGLYIVDIATSLLNDEKSRFMLIVENKGAIPNLRSDAVVEVPAYVGATGVEAISLPAIGDFHKGMMEAQVAAEKLLVDAFFENSYQKALQAFTLNQSVPNATVAKKVLDEMIIENEAFWPVLK; this comes from the coding sequence ATGAAAAAACAAATTATTACTATCGCCGGTGGTGGCAGTACTTACACACCTGGGATTATTCAAGCAGTACTAAATGGTCAAGAAAGATTGCCAGTTGCGGAAATTCGTTTATATGATATCGATGCAACCAGAAATGACAACATGTATTTAATCATTCAATACATGTTAGACCAACAAGGATTTTCTTCTATTAAATTAGTTCAAACATTAAGCCCGAAAGACGCATTTACTGGTGCAGACTTTATCTTCTCGCAAATTCGCGTTGGCGGACTTAAAATGCGTGAAAAAGATGAAAAAATCCCGTTGAAACATGGCTTAGTCGGACAAGAAACATGTGGACTTGGTGGGTTTTCATACGGACTACGCAGCATTGGTCCACTTTTAGAATTAGTTGGATATATTCAAAAGTATGCACCTGAAGCGTGGATTTTAAATTATACGAACCCGGAAACAATTATTTCTGAAGCAGTACGCAGACAATTCCCTGGTATTCAAATGATTAATGTTTGTGATATGACGATTGGAATTGAAGATACACTAGCAAAAAATTATGGTTACGACCGTGACAATTGGATTGCTACGTACTACGGTTTAAATCATTTTGGTTGGTATACAAAAATCTATGATAAATCCTTAAAACGTGACATTATGCCAGAACTATTAGAAAAACTAAAAGTACAAGAAATCAAAGAAGAAGATCCAAGTTGGAATCGTGCGTTCAACATGATTCGCTTCATGGTACAAAACTTCCCAGATAACTTACCGAATAACTATCTAGAATATTACTTGTATCCAGATATGTATGTGGATTACGCAGATCCAAACTATACACGTGCCAACACAGTCATGGATGGACGCGAACAAAAAACACATGAAATGGCAGAAAAAATCCGTAACAAAGCAAAAGGTGATGTTCTTGATTTCTACTTCGGTGTACACGGCTTATACATTGTAGATATCGCAACATCTTTGCTAAATGACGAGAAAAGTCGCTTTATGCTAATTGTAGAAAACAAAGGAGCGATTCCTAACTTACGTAGTGACGCAGTAGTGGAAGTACCAGCGTATGTGGGTGCGACTGGTGTGGAAGCAATTTCGTTACCTGCGATTGGCGATTTCCACAAAGGGATGATGGAAGCGCAAGTTGCTGCTGAAAAACTTTTAGTAGACGCATTCTTTGAAAATTCCTATCAAAAAGCTTTGCAAGCATTCACGCTTAACCAATCCGTACCAAATGCAACAGTTGCTAAAAAAGTGCTGGATGAAATGATTATTGAAAATGAAGCCTTTTGGCCAGTTTTAAAATAG
- a CDS encoding MDR family MFS transporter, whose translation MTKWLPKDLWIVIIGMVLLYTGLSFIWPFNMIYMTQELGMSTTDASLVLLINSGVGIISSIIGGLIFDRFSGFISLTIGTIILVLSTASLCFFHGFPFFIWNLWAVGIAMGMVFSGLYAAAGLTHPTGGRTGFNAIYVAQNIGVAIGPLLAGLLAKQGMSHVYIGSFVFAIAFAAYFFFYFHKIDWKSENVSAETKHRKKGAKREFPTKLALCSFVLLLLTYLLCQLPHVQWQSNLSTYMTEIKGVTSSEYGNLWSLNGALIVLGQLVLIPVVNRFKKYLLAQIYIGILLFILSFVVAMNASVYSGFVLGMTFLTIGEMFAWPAIPTIAYQLAPKGAAGLYQGLVNGMATAARMLAPFLGAIVVQHLGGIKALFIGAFILLGCALISITLQQILQKKDQQEKAALKISINQGE comes from the coding sequence ATGACAAAATGGTTACCAAAGGATTTATGGATTGTTATTATTGGAATGGTGTTACTATATACAGGGCTCTCGTTTATTTGGCCTTTTAATATGATTTATATGACACAAGAGTTAGGGATGTCGACAACGGATGCTTCATTAGTATTGTTGATTAATTCAGGTGTAGGAATTATTTCTAGCATTATCGGTGGACTTATTTTCGACCGTTTTTCTGGTTTTATTTCGCTTACGATTGGCACGATTATTTTAGTGCTTTCAACGGCTTCGCTATGCTTCTTTCACGGATTTCCGTTCTTTATTTGGAATTTATGGGCGGTTGGAATCGCGATGGGAATGGTGTTTTCAGGACTTTATGCGGCGGCGGGGTTAACACATCCGACTGGCGGAAGAACTGGGTTTAATGCGATTTATGTGGCGCAAAATATCGGCGTTGCTATCGGGCCACTACTTGCGGGACTTTTAGCTAAACAAGGAATGAGTCATGTTTATATCGGTTCGTTTGTCTTTGCGATTGCTTTTGCGGCCTATTTTTTCTTTTATTTCCATAAGATTGACTGGAAATCTGAAAACGTCAGCGCTGAGACGAAACATCGTAAAAAAGGAGCAAAACGAGAATTTCCGACAAAGCTCGCGCTGTGCTCTTTTGTGCTATTATTGCTGACATACTTGCTTTGCCAATTACCGCACGTGCAGTGGCAGTCGAATCTATCTACTTATATGACAGAAATAAAAGGTGTGACATCTAGCGAATACGGTAATTTATGGAGCTTAAATGGAGCACTTATTGTACTGGGACAACTAGTTTTAATCCCGGTTGTTAACAGATTTAAAAAGTACTTATTAGCGCAAATTTATATTGGTATTTTATTATTTATTTTATCGTTTGTTGTCGCAATGAATGCAAGCGTGTATAGCGGATTTGTGTTGGGAATGACTTTCTTAACTATTGGTGAAATGTTTGCTTGGCCAGCGATTCCAACAATTGCTTATCAACTCGCACCAAAAGGAGCAGCTGGTTTGTATCAAGGGCTAGTGAACGGTATGGCAACAGCAGCTAGAATGCTCGCACCATTTTTAGGCGCAATTGTAGTTCAACATCTTGGCGGCATTAAAGCTTTATTCATTGGCGCATTTATTTTACTAGGATGCGCGCTAATCAGCATCACACTACAACAAATTTTACAGAAAAAGGATCAACAAGAAAAAGCAGCCTTGAAAATTTCCATTAATCAGGGGGAATAA
- a CDS encoding PTS lactose/cellobiose transporter subunit IIA translates to MEGTELQSFKIISSAGDASSLFLKAIQHAEKSEFDKAEECIEQANQSLRDAHHVQTALIQEESGGDAKEVSLLLIHAQDHLMNAFVYCDLVKSVLNLYKRLDEK, encoded by the coding sequence ATGGAAGGCACAGAATTACAATCATTTAAAATCATTTCAAGTGCTGGAGATGCGTCTTCCTTGTTCCTAAAAGCAATCCAACATGCGGAAAAAAGTGAATTTGATAAAGCGGAAGAATGTATCGAGCAAGCGAATCAGTCTTTAAGAGATGCGCATCACGTACAAACAGCTCTTATTCAAGAAGAATCTGGTGGCGATGCTAAAGAAGTTTCTCTACTCCTTATTCATGCGCAAGATCATTTAATGAATGCTTTCGTTTACTGCGATCTAGTAAAATCAGTGCTTAATTTGTATAAGCGCTTGGACGAAAAGTAA
- a CDS encoding glucosamine-6-phosphate deaminase produces the protein MKLIRTKTYEEMSQEALEVVKQVINASDNPVINTTTGASFDGMFEGLVKGINAGEIPIEKVFLMNLDEYVAKRDDSFTVYTYMHQKFYDLITKMPKRVELLDGSLADFTDEIARYKKILAENERDLQILGLGVNGHLGANEPGTPFDARLFLADSDESTIKSTIMYNKLKEDEAPSQMLTLGLADMMDAKQILVTASGERKAEAVKGLLEGPIDESCPASILRNHPNVVFIIDEAAGSLLTNH, from the coding sequence ATGAAGTTAATTAGAACAAAAACATACGAAGAAATGTCACAAGAAGCACTGGAAGTTGTCAAACAAGTGATTAATGCAAGTGATAACCCAGTCATCAATACTACAACAGGAGCAAGTTTTGATGGTATGTTCGAAGGGCTTGTCAAAGGGATTAATGCAGGCGAAATCCCAATCGAAAAAGTATTTTTAATGAATTTAGATGAGTATGTAGCGAAACGCGATGATTCTTTCACGGTTTACACCTACATGCACCAAAAATTCTATGATTTAATTACCAAAATGCCAAAAAGAGTAGAATTGTTAGATGGAAGTTTGGCTGATTTTACAGATGAAATTGCTCGATATAAGAAAATTTTGGCTGAAAACGAACGTGATTTACAAATTTTGGGCTTAGGAGTGAACGGGCATCTTGGCGCAAACGAACCAGGTACGCCATTTGACGCACGTTTGTTTTTAGCAGATAGCGATGAATCTACTATCAAAAGTACGATTATGTATAACAAGTTAAAAGAAGATGAAGCACCGTCCCAAATGCTTACACTTGGCTTAGCAGACATGATGGATGCGAAACAAATCTTAGTAACTGCTTCCGGTGAACGTAAAGCAGAAGCGGTCAAAGGGTTACTTGAAGGACCGATTGACGAAAGTTGCCCAGCATCAATTTTACGAAATCATCCGAATGTGGTCTTTATTATCGATGAAGCGGCAGGATCATTACTTACTAACCATTAA
- a CDS encoding PTS sugar transporter subunit IIC translates to MKLMKALERFLSKWLLPFAKVLESNTQMKAIRQGMMALVPITLVGAVPVLFQQLGGIPKLPSWIASVAAYINNITSPIYFATFGLMSVYVAVFVAYYYAKERNLWDIGAIVTALMSFVVVAVRPLETGGSDVTYLAGEGIFVALVISLLSVEILHIFKNKLKFTINLGQGVPTPILRSFENLWPILFSVLIIAILSFGVESLSGIRVVALIQTLFSPLTSLVNTLPGIMLIIFIQQLLWWFGIHGYSVMAPVWLSVAFQNVDANAAALAKGEPLSSMLIFTPDFMWSIVGVTGAGVTGALVVIMMFSKSKRYKTLGRLALLPTFFSINEPVMFGVPIVLNPRFFIPMMVAPQIAALIGWFSIKLGLMNPFTMVSPYVPVPIGAIIASFDWRYVIVLGLILICSALIYYPFFKLAEKEALTQENSGDLEASLDDFDF, encoded by the coding sequence ATGAAATTAATGAAAGCATTAGAACGATTTCTGTCAAAATGGCTATTACCATTTGCAAAAGTTTTAGAAAGTAACACCCAGATGAAGGCAATACGTCAAGGAATGATGGCATTAGTACCAATTACTTTAGTTGGTGCTGTACCTGTATTATTCCAACAATTAGGCGGAATTCCAAAATTGCCTAGTTGGATCGCATCTGTTGCCGCGTATATTAACAACATTACCTCACCGATTTATTTTGCTACATTCGGTTTGATGTCTGTGTATGTTGCTGTTTTTGTTGCCTATTACTATGCCAAGGAACGTAACTTATGGGACATTGGTGCAATTGTTACAGCTTTAATGAGCTTTGTAGTTGTTGCTGTACGACCTCTTGAAACTGGCGGAAGTGATGTTACTTATCTTGCCGGTGAAGGAATTTTTGTCGCGTTAGTTATTAGCTTATTATCCGTAGAAATTCTGCACATTTTTAAAAACAAACTGAAATTTACTATTAATTTAGGGCAAGGTGTTCCAACGCCGATTTTACGCTCTTTTGAAAACCTATGGCCGATTTTATTCTCCGTTTTAATCATTGCTATTTTAAGTTTCGGGGTGGAATCACTTAGCGGTATTCGTGTCGTTGCGTTGATTCAAACATTATTCTCGCCACTAACTTCACTTGTAAATACGCTACCTGGTATTATGTTAATCATTTTTATTCAACAACTTTTATGGTGGTTTGGTATTCATGGTTATTCTGTAATGGCGCCAGTTTGGCTTAGTGTCGCTTTCCAAAATGTAGACGCAAACGCAGCTGCACTTGCAAAAGGAGAGCCACTTTCTTCCATGCTTATTTTTACACCTGACTTCATGTGGAGTATCGTTGGTGTAACAGGGGCTGGGGTGACCGGAGCACTGGTCGTTATCATGATGTTCTCTAAATCGAAACGCTATAAAACGCTTGGTAGATTAGCATTACTTCCAACATTCTTCAGCATTAATGAGCCAGTAATGTTTGGTGTTCCAATTGTATTAAACCCGAGATTCTTCATTCCAATGATGGTGGCACCTCAAATTGCTGCACTGATTGGTTGGTTCTCTATCAAATTAGGACTAATGAATCCATTTACGATGGTTTCTCCGTATGTTCCAGTTCCAATCGGCGCGATTATCGCTTCATTTGACTGGAGATATGTAATCGTACTTGGCTTAATCTTGATTTGCTCAGCACTTATTTACTATCCATTCTTTAAACTTGCAGAAAAAGAGGCGCTTACGCAAGAAAACAGCGGTGATTTGGAAGCTAGTTTAGATGATTTCGATTTTTAA
- a CDS encoding BglG family transcription antiterminator, whose protein sequence is MLNQRQKNILSTLYNENNWLLGKKLADLFRISDRTIRNDIRVIKENLGEDFIFTSKKLGYAYNMEKPFPFDVEEQTGVEQKRIALLIQKLLVDDGVDLYEFATETFTSESTIQRDIQWLRGYFEQLLGLDVVIHSSDGVYAISATPLMKMELLNRIASFDDALKIVLLTKCFPEINHDKIRQIVLAVMDEHKLVLKYFDETILLAQLIYGSAFYRKHPDLQTTLDIHNPFLQQLFERLQQEGYDVSTEMKQFIVAAHEKIVTMNAFEAKVTTEMVLDDGLYQEILLVLEEIKQVYLIDFTTDLEITSDMTKHIFIALERAKRGIVIKNQVTHIITQQYSYLLDIAIFIGEKLLERLGVILNQEEIILLVMYLYQYYRKIEARHQLNQVVRIALIVLEGKAALYYLREQLAEVLRSVNVEVIEVTDNAQFQLLLSENIDVDLCISTKKVDLPAEVPCIVLSGNIGLIEEVTIKKQLSATMEANKQKKFAYIKEKYLHEELFLTSYEYEQKYQAIEVLSQYCIDKNYVPASFTEKLYNREQLFSTAIPTGIALPHPIKNVANKSGILFCILKKPCTWDTHKVSLITIPMIEELDGTEAPLINDFLSLIASNKSYVEKISECGTYDQCIALLQTIYNNND, encoded by the coding sequence ATGCTTAATCAACGTCAAAAAAACATTTTAAGTACATTGTATAATGAAAATAATTGGCTACTTGGGAAAAAATTAGCGGACTTATTCCGAATAAGTGATCGGACAATTAGAAATGATATACGTGTTATTAAAGAAAATTTAGGTGAGGATTTTATCTTTACGTCTAAAAAGTTGGGATATGCCTATAATATGGAAAAACCATTCCCATTTGACGTTGAGGAGCAAACCGGAGTCGAACAAAAACGAATTGCTCTATTAATTCAAAAATTACTTGTAGATGATGGAGTGGACCTTTATGAATTTGCAACAGAAACGTTCACTTCTGAATCTACTATACAACGTGACATTCAGTGGCTACGCGGTTACTTTGAACAGCTGCTTGGCCTAGATGTTGTTATTCATTCGAGTGATGGGGTCTATGCAATTAGCGCCACACCACTAATGAAAATGGAATTATTAAACCGGATTGCGAGTTTTGATGATGCTTTGAAAATAGTGTTATTAACGAAATGCTTTCCGGAGATTAACCATGATAAAATCCGCCAAATCGTTTTGGCGGTGATGGATGAACACAAGCTAGTTTTAAAATATTTTGATGAAACTATTTTACTCGCGCAACTTATTTATGGTAGTGCGTTTTACCGAAAACATCCAGATTTACAGACAACTTTGGACATTCATAATCCGTTTTTACAACAACTTTTTGAGCGATTACAACAAGAGGGTTATGATGTTTCTACAGAAATGAAACAGTTTATCGTAGCGGCTCATGAGAAGATCGTTACGATGAATGCTTTTGAAGCAAAAGTTACGACCGAAATGGTGCTCGATGATGGTTTATATCAAGAAATTTTACTAGTTTTAGAAGAGATAAAACAGGTATATTTGATCGATTTTACGACTGATTTAGAAATAACGAGTGATATGACAAAACATATTTTTATTGCGCTTGAACGAGCTAAACGAGGTATCGTTATTAAAAATCAAGTTACCCATATCATTACGCAGCAGTACAGTTATTTACTTGATATTGCTATCTTTATTGGTGAAAAATTACTCGAACGTCTTGGGGTCATTTTGAATCAAGAGGAAATTATTTTATTAGTCATGTATTTGTATCAATATTACCGAAAAATAGAAGCTAGACACCAATTGAACCAAGTAGTACGAATTGCATTAATTGTTTTGGAAGGCAAGGCCGCACTGTATTACTTGCGTGAACAATTGGCAGAAGTTTTAAGAAGCGTCAATGTAGAAGTGATTGAAGTTACGGACAACGCGCAGTTTCAATTGTTATTATCGGAAAACATCGATGTCGATTTGTGCATTTCTACTAAAAAAGTAGATTTACCAGCAGAAGTCCCATGTATCGTTTTATCGGGTAATATCGGTTTAATTGAAGAAGTGACAATCAAAAAGCAACTTTCGGCAACGATGGAAGCGAATAAACAGAAGAAATTTGCCTATATTAAAGAGAAATATTTGCATGAAGAATTGTTTTTAACTAGCTATGAGTATGAGCAGAAATATCAAGCAATCGAAGTGCTCAGTCAATATTGTATTGATAAAAATTATGTGCCGGCTAGTTTTACAGAAAAATTATACAATCGCGAGCAACTCTTCTCGACGGCGATTCCGACAGGCATTGCGCTACCTCACCCGATTAAAAATGTCGCCAATAAAAGCGGTATCCTATTTTGCATTTTGAAAAAACCGTGTACGTGGGATACGCATAAAGTTAGCCTTATAACCATCCCGATGATTGAAGAATTAGATGGAACGGAAGCGCCACTCATTAATGATTTTTTGTCATTGATAGCATCGAATAAATCCTATGTAGAAAAAATAAGTGAGTGCGGGACATATGATCAATGCATAGCGTTACTACAGACTATTTATAACAACAACGATTAA
- a CDS encoding PTS sugar transporter subunit IIB yields the protein MKIMLVCFGGLSTSILVKKMEEAIAASEKFKDKGITIEAWGKDEYSDHLDNVSIVLLGPQLSMAYEQVIETTKERGLNVPVEVIDKEDYGNMNAVPILIAAFKKIKEAGTTSFTTEGN from the coding sequence ATGAAAATTATGTTAGTATGTTTTGGCGGATTATCCACTTCTATTTTAGTAAAAAAAATGGAAGAAGCTATTGCCGCGTCAGAAAAATTTAAAGATAAAGGTATTACAATTGAAGCTTGGGGTAAAGATGAGTATTCGGATCACCTAGACAACGTATCGATTGTTTTACTTGGACCACAATTGTCAATGGCTTACGAGCAAGTAATCGAAACAACAAAAGAACGAGGTTTAAATGTGCCTGTTGAGGTTATTGATAAAGAAGACTATGGAAATATGAATGCAGTTCCAATTCTTATCGCTGCTTTCAAAAAAATTAAAGAAGCTGGTACGACTTCATTTACGACGGAGGGGAACTAA
- a CDS encoding carbohydrate deacetylase: MKLIINADDFGFTRAINYGIIDAHNLGVLTSTTLMVTMPAFEHAVELSKQTPTLGIGLHLNLTLGKPMTNGASLVDETGEMIKPKFITPDYPYVEEEVYQEFKAQYQRFVQFMKKKPSHLDSHLFSTDIYQAASNAAKRLAEEVGIPLRNHDTNGFEHVEFMWEKPLEIPYGAYENLDYIYDYASSILCYDYVEIMTHPGYLDSFILENSTFSTPRANELESLISTRMRQFINDNIVELISYHDIPKK; the protein is encoded by the coding sequence ATGAAGTTAATTATAAATGCAGATGACTTTGGATTCACACGTGCTATCAACTACGGAATTATCGATGCGCATAATTTAGGTGTGCTCACTTCAACGACCTTAATGGTTACGATGCCAGCATTTGAACATGCCGTGGAGCTATCTAAACAAACACCAACACTTGGAATTGGTTTACATCTCAATTTAACACTTGGGAAACCAATGACAAATGGCGCATCTTTAGTTGATGAAACTGGTGAAATGATTAAGCCAAAATTTATTACGCCGGATTATCCGTATGTTGAAGAAGAAGTTTACCAAGAGTTTAAAGCGCAGTACCAAAGATTCGTTCAATTTATGAAGAAAAAGCCAAGTCATCTAGATAGTCATTTATTCTCAACGGATATTTATCAAGCGGCGAGTAATGCTGCGAAACGGCTTGCGGAAGAAGTGGGTATTCCGCTCCGAAATCACGATACTAATGGATTTGAACATGTAGAATTTATGTGGGAAAAGCCACTTGAAATTCCGTATGGAGCATATGAAAACTTAGATTATATTTATGATTATGCGTCTTCCATTTTATGTTATGATTATGTAGAAATCATGACTCATCCTGGTTATCTTGATAGTTTTATTCTGGAAAATTCGACATTTTCAACGCCGCGCGCGAATGAATTAGAAAGTTTGATTTCCACAAGAATGCGCCAGTTTATTAATGACAATATTGTAGAATTAATTTCCTATCATGATATTCCAAAAAAATGA